A portion of the Sabethes cyaneus chromosome 3, idSabCyanKW18_F2, whole genome shotgun sequence genome contains these proteins:
- the LOC128741332 gene encoding odorant receptor Or2-like, which translates to MSSLDCPIVSVNVRIWRFWSFFYKHDAMRYLGIIPITVMNVFMLFDLCRSWNNYDNMIINAYFVVLWFDAVLRGLVLIFNRGKFEHFLERIAVEYKKIETTDDYFIRWTVSNFTRQARMLSFGNLCLGGIICTCFAVYPLFAGGRKLLYGVYIPTINEFDSPQYEILYVIQVLLLFPGSCMYIPFPSFFSSITLFGLIQIKTLQYQLTTLGDTSKGKDARNLNLIVNNLIEDHLHIINYVQDVNLLFSNICLAEFLMSGILMSALLFFLSICENRAQIVIIMVYILMIITQSFVFYWQANEVREESMGIAKAAYSAPWIEMDVSVKKKLLLIVLRAQRPLEIKLGNVYPMTLELFQSLMNASYSYFTLLKRVQN; encoded by the exons ATGAGCAGTCTGGATTGTCCAATCGTTTCGGTTAACGTGCGTATTTGGCGATTTTGGTCGTTTTTCTACAAACACGATGCCATGCGGTATCTCGGCATCATTCCGATAACCGTGATGAATGTGTTTATGCTCTTCGATTTGTGTCGATCATGGAATAACTATGACAATATGATCATCAATGCGTATTTCGTTGTGCTGTGGTTTGATGCGGTG CTCAGAGGGCTGGTTTTGATATTCAACCGTGGCAAATTTGAACACTTTCTAGAGAGAATAGCCGTCGAATACAAGAAGATTGAG ACAACTGATGATTATTTTATACGGTGGACTGTGTCGAACTTTACTCGACAAGCTAGAATGCTATCCTTTGGCAACCTGTGCCTAGGAGGCATCATATGTACGTGCTTCGCAGTGTATCCACTGTTTGCCGGTGGCCGTAAATTGCTTTACGGCGTGTACATTCCTACAATAAATGAATTCGATTCGCCACAGTATGAAATTTTATATGTGATACAGGTTTTGCTGCTATTTCCTGGCAGCTGTATGTACATACCGTTTCCCAGTTTCTTCTCATCGATTACATTATTCGGACTAATTCAGATCAAGACATTGCAGTATCAGTTAACAACTCTTGGCGACACTTCGAAAGGGAAAGATGCTCGTAATCTTAATTTAATAGTGAATAATTTGATTGAGGATCACTTGCATATTATCAACTATGTCCAGGATGTTAATTTACTATTTTCCAACATCTGTTTAGCCGAGTTTCTTATGAGTGGAATTTTAATGTCTGCTTTGCTGTTTTTTCTAAGCATA TGTGAAAACCGAGCTCAAATCGTAATCATTATGGTGTACATTTTAATGATAATTACGCAATCTTTCGTTTTCTACTGGCAAGCCAATGAGGTACGCGAAGAAAGCATGGGAATCGCCAAGGCTGCATACAGTGCTCCGTGGATCGAGATGGATGTTTCggttaagaaaaaacttttgctaATTGTTCTTCGGGCACAGCGGCCACTGGAG ATAAAGCTGGGTAATGTTTATCCGATGACATTGGAGTTGTTTCAATCGTTGATGAACGCATCCTACTCGTATTTTACTCTCCTAAAACGAGTTCAAAATTGA